One Gemmatimonadaceae bacterium DNA window includes the following coding sequences:
- a CDS encoding (Fe-S)-binding protein, producing the protein MSHVAFALVLALALGFFSYNAQRLVRYLRIGHDENRLNDIPRRAWNLLRIGIAQTKILRDPLAGPVHALVFWGFLVLQVGALEIIAQGLIPGFTYAKILPGPLYWLFLASQELTAAAVLAAVALLLYRRIVVKPRRLQGDGVHSGDAIFILSLIGALMVTLLVTSATDRALGVDHPAAVQPLSAALAQLFASVPHGAVQAIHHVSWWLHALLILTFLNYLPYSKHLHVIVSLPNTFLSNTSGPGTVGAMKKMDLEQETEVFGAADVTHLSWKNLLDGYSCTECGRCTSVCPANITGKALSPRKIVVNTRQRLLEVAPAIVGGDDVFGMPFIGAARGDAESRAALLDHKLLDNFITEEELWSCTSCRACVYECPVSIDQLEIINEMRRNLVLTESRFPEEVQPAFESLERNGSPWAFQPSERAQWAEGMDIPTMAELWERGERPDILFWVGCMGSFDDRAKKTTVAFARILQAAGIKFAILGQEETCNGDPARRMGNEYLYQMLAQQAIETLNRYEVFTIVTSCPHCFHQIGNEFPQFGGNYEVIHHSTYIERLLADGMVPLKHETGEKLVMAYHDSCYLGRYNDVYDAPREALKRALPVVQLVEAPRSRDKGLCCGAGGGRMWMEERVGQRINVERKKELLATGAEAVAVACPFCMTMLNDAGMKLESTVPVYDIAEVVAARIEARSGDGEARPSEGRSEAGE; encoded by the coding sequence ATGTCCCACGTGGCGTTCGCCCTCGTCCTCGCGCTGGCGCTGGGTTTCTTCTCGTACAACGCGCAGCGCCTGGTGCGCTACCTGCGCATTGGCCATGACGAGAACCGGCTCAACGACATCCCGCGACGCGCGTGGAATCTCCTGCGCATCGGCATCGCGCAGACCAAGATCCTCCGCGACCCGCTCGCCGGCCCGGTGCATGCCCTCGTCTTCTGGGGCTTCCTCGTCCTGCAGGTGGGCGCACTGGAGATCATCGCGCAGGGGCTCATTCCCGGCTTCACCTATGCGAAGATCCTCCCGGGGCCCTTGTACTGGCTCTTCCTCGCCTCGCAGGAGCTGACAGCGGCGGCGGTGCTGGCGGCGGTCGCACTCCTCCTCTATCGCCGCATCGTCGTGAAGCCCCGTCGGCTGCAAGGCGATGGCGTGCATTCGGGCGACGCGATCTTCATCCTCTCGCTCATCGGCGCGCTGATGGTGACGCTGCTCGTCACTTCGGCCACCGACCGTGCACTCGGCGTCGATCACCCGGCCGCCGTGCAGCCGCTCTCCGCCGCCCTGGCGCAGTTGTTCGCCTCCGTCCCGCACGGTGCCGTGCAGGCGATCCACCACGTGTCGTGGTGGTTGCACGCACTCCTCATCCTCACCTTCCTCAATTACCTCCCGTACTCCAAGCACCTGCACGTCATCGTCTCGCTGCCTAACACCTTCCTGTCCAACACGAGTGGGCCGGGCACCGTGGGCGCGATGAAGAAGATGGACCTGGAGCAGGAGACGGAGGTGTTCGGCGCCGCCGACGTCACGCACCTGAGCTGGAAGAACCTGCTGGATGGCTATTCCTGCACCGAGTGTGGGCGTTGCACCTCGGTGTGCCCGGCCAACATCACCGGCAAGGCGCTCTCTCCGCGCAAGATCGTCGTCAACACGCGCCAGCGCCTGCTCGAGGTCGCGCCCGCCATCGTGGGCGGCGACGATGTCTTCGGGATGCCGTTCATTGGTGCGGCCCGGGGCGACGCCGAGTCGCGCGCCGCGCTCCTCGACCACAAGCTCCTCGACAACTTCATCACCGAGGAGGAACTGTGGTCGTGCACATCGTGCCGCGCCTGCGTGTATGAGTGCCCGGTCTCCATCGACCAGTTGGAGATCATCAACGAGATGCGTCGCAACCTGGTCCTCACGGAGTCGCGCTTTCCCGAGGAGGTGCAACCGGCCTTCGAGTCGCTGGAACGCAACGGTTCGCCGTGGGCCTTCCAGCCGTCGGAGCGCGCCCAGTGGGCGGAGGGGATGGACATCCCGACCATGGCCGAGCTGTGGGAGCGTGGCGAGCGCCCGGACATCCTGTTCTGGGTGGGCTGCATGGGATCGTTTGACGACCGGGCGAAGAAGACGACCGTCGCCTTTGCCCGCATCCTCCAGGCGGCGGGGATCAAGTTCGCCATCCTTGGCCAGGAAGAGACCTGCAACGGCGACCCGGCGCGCCGCATGGGAAACGAGTACCTGTACCAGATGCTCGCCCAGCAGGCGATCGAGACGCTGAATCGCTACGAGGTGTTCACCATCGTCACCTCGTGCCCGCATTGCTTCCACCAGATCGGGAACGAGTTCCCGCAGTTCGGCGGCAACTACGAGGTCATCCACCACTCCACGTACATCGAGCGCCTGCTTGCCGACGGCATGGTACCCCTCAAGCACGAGACCGGGGAGAAGCTGGTGATGGCCTACCACGACTCCTGCTACCTGGGGCGCTACAACGACGTGTATGACGCGCCGCGCGAGGCGCTCAAGCGCGCGCTCCCTGTGGTGCAGCTGGTGGAGGCGCCGCGCTCGCGCGACAAGGGGCTGTGCTGCGGCGCTGGCGGCGGACGCATGTGGATGGAGGAACGCGTGGGGCAGCGGATCAATGTCGAGCGCAAGAAGGAGCTGCTCGCGACGGGCGCCGAGGCGGTCGCCGTCGCCTGCCCGTTCTGCATGACCATGCTCAACGATGCGGGGATGAAGCTGGAGAGCACGGTGCCGGTCTACGACATCGCGGAGGTCGTGGCCGCGCGGATCGAGGCGCGATCGGGAGACGGGGAAGCCCGCCCCAGCGAAGGGCGGAGCGAGGCGGGGGAGTAG
- a CDS encoding Uma2 family endonuclease, with protein MSMPASARPLTVDDIRAMRTNERMVIELIDGEVFVSPTPSARHDVLKVRLINALLQYLEPLGLADAIIVGPAELTWGTRDTYVDPDIWVTDLAERYTFDWNAVHTVKLAIEIISPSSRRRDRVTKRELYARMGVDTYWIVDPERHTVEESMGGDTSLRQLESAMEWRATAGAPAFVLPLATLFAGIPKGAMNG; from the coding sequence ATGTCCATGCCCGCCAGCGCTCGCCCTCTCACCGTCGACGACATCCGCGCCATGCGCACCAATGAGCGCATGGTCATCGAGCTCATCGACGGGGAAGTGTTCGTGAGCCCGACGCCGAGTGCGCGGCACGACGTGCTCAAGGTGCGCCTGATCAACGCGCTGCTTCAGTATCTCGAACCGTTGGGGCTCGCCGATGCAATCATCGTCGGGCCCGCCGAACTCACGTGGGGGACGCGCGACACCTACGTCGATCCCGACATCTGGGTGACCGACCTCGCCGAGCGCTATACCTTCGACTGGAACGCCGTTCACACGGTGAAGCTCGCGATCGAGATCATCTCGCCGTCGTCGCGACGGCGCGACCGCGTGACCAAGCGCGAGCTGTACGCGCGCATGGGGGTCGACACGTACTGGATCGTCGACCCGGAGCGCCACACGGTCGAGGAGTCGATGGGCGGCGATACCTCGCTCCGCCAACTCGAGTCGGCCATGGAGTGGCGGGCAACGGCTGGCGCACCGGCGTTCGTGCTCCCGCTGGCGACGCTCTTTGCTGGCATCCCCAAGGGCGCGATGAACGGGTGA
- a CDS encoding methyltransferase domain-containing protein, with translation MRGGRCGPCPPRERGRPSRRVVLAVTVAGDDAWWERELDALRARFDVAETEVTCGNRRFVLAHPRNAESLIDEDAFERDERLPYWADVWPSARVLAEHVARHKGNGRRALELGCGSGLVACALAHAGYRVTATDYYPEALEFTRVNVARNTGHRIVTRMVDWRDMPRDLGRFDVVVASDVLYEHTHGDLVADAVLATLSDEGYALIADPGRLSLANFLASAEEGGMALTEHWVAPFEEGSQKQQIQLHVLRIR, from the coding sequence CTGCGAGGCGGGCGATGTGGTCCATGCCCTCCTCGTGAACGAGGACGCCCATCTCGCCGAGTCGTTCTCGCTGTGACCGTTGCAGGTGACGACGCCTGGTGGGAGCGCGAGCTGGACGCGCTCCGCGCGCGCTTCGACGTGGCCGAGACCGAGGTCACCTGCGGCAACCGCCGCTTTGTCCTCGCGCACCCGCGCAACGCCGAGTCGCTGATCGACGAAGACGCGTTCGAGCGCGACGAGCGCCTCCCCTACTGGGCCGACGTGTGGCCCTCGGCGCGCGTCCTGGCCGAGCACGTGGCGCGCCACAAGGGGAACGGACGGCGTGCCCTGGAACTCGGCTGCGGGAGCGGGCTCGTCGCCTGCGCCCTCGCGCACGCCGGCTATCGCGTCACGGCAACCGACTACTATCCCGAGGCGCTCGAGTTCACGCGCGTGAACGTGGCGCGCAACACCGGACATCGCATCGTCACGCGAATGGTCGACTGGCGCGACATGCCGCGCGATCTGGGACGCTTTGACGTGGTTGTTGCCTCGGACGTGCTGTACGAGCACACGCACGGGGACCTGGTGGCCGATGCAGTCCTCGCCACGCTGTCCGACGAGGGATACGCGCTCATCGCCGATCCGGGGCGGCTCTCACTCGCCAACTTCCTGGCCAGCGCCGAGGAAGGGGGGATGGCACTCACCGAGCACTGGGTCGCCCCGTTCGAGGAAGGATCGCAGAAGCAGCAGATCCAGTTGCACGTGCTGCGCATCCGGTAG
- a CDS encoding molybdopterin molybdotransferase MoeA → MFTVAEASARSLAGIAPLGVERVQLLDAVGRVLARDAVASYTLPHWDNSAMDGYAVRAEDIAAASSNAPVRLRVLETVAAGGFPTLPVRQGLCTRIMTGAPIPDGADSVVRVEDTDAGLEVVAIRDARDARKNIRPRGEDFVGGATVIPAGTPIAPAQVGVLASLGLPSVEVHRRPVVAILGSGDELVDLDRFHEVLAGRKIVTSNSYSISALVRSNGGIPLLLGNAGDTPASLRALLEQARGADLIVTSAGASVGAFDYTRDVLASLGATIDFWKVRMRPGAPIGFGALHGTPWVGLPGNPVSVMVTFELFVRPLLRRMQGHERLFRHPVPVVLDDGVTLGARLTHFLRGIVDVGNDGRLHARLTGPQGSGILTSMARANALLVVPEDRSRCEAGDVVHALLVNEDAHLAESFSL, encoded by the coding sequence ATGTTCACCGTCGCCGAGGCGAGCGCCCGCAGCCTGGCCGGCATCGCGCCGCTGGGGGTCGAGCGCGTGCAGCTGCTCGACGCCGTGGGGCGCGTCCTCGCGCGCGATGCGGTCGCCAGCTACACGCTCCCGCACTGGGACAACTCGGCGATGGATGGCTACGCGGTGCGCGCCGAAGACATCGCCGCCGCCAGCAGCAACGCTCCGGTGCGGCTCCGGGTGCTGGAGACCGTCGCCGCAGGCGGCTTCCCGACCCTCCCGGTGCGCCAGGGGCTCTGCACGCGCATCATGACGGGCGCCCCGATCCCCGATGGTGCCGATTCCGTGGTCCGCGTCGAGGACACCGATGCCGGGCTCGAGGTCGTGGCCATCCGCGACGCACGCGACGCGCGCAAGAACATCCGCCCGCGCGGCGAGGACTTCGTGGGCGGCGCCACCGTGATCCCCGCCGGGACGCCGATTGCGCCGGCGCAGGTCGGTGTCCTTGCCTCGTTAGGGCTGCCCTCGGTCGAGGTCCACCGCCGCCCCGTGGTGGCCATTCTCGGCTCCGGCGACGAGCTCGTCGACCTCGATCGCTTCCACGAGGTGCTGGCGGGACGGAAGATCGTCACCTCCAATTCGTACAGCATCAGCGCACTCGTCAGGAGCAACGGCGGGATCCCGCTCCTCCTCGGCAACGCCGGCGATACGCCGGCGTCGTTGCGCGCCCTCCTCGAGCAGGCTCGCGGCGCCGACCTGATCGTCACCTCCGCCGGCGCCTCGGTGGGGGCGTTCGACTACACGCGCGACGTCCTGGCATCGTTAGGTGCGACGATCGACTTCTGGAAGGTGCGCATGCGCCCCGGCGCCCCCATCGGCTTCGGCGCCCTGCACGGCACACCGTGGGTCGGGCTCCCCGGCAACCCGGTGTCGGTGATGGTGACGTTCGAGCTGTTCGTGCGCCCGCTGCTGCGGCGCATGCAGGGGCACGAGCGCCTCTTCCGCCACCCCGTCCCCGTCGTGCTCGACGACGGCGTGACACTCGGCGCACGGCTCACGCACTTCCTGCGCGGCATCGTCGACGTGGGCAACGACGGACGCCTCCACGCCCGACTCACCGGGCCGCAAGGGTCCGGAATCCTCACCTCGATGGCGCGGGCCAACGCGCTGCTCGTGGTCCCCGAGGATCGCTCGCGCTGCGAGGCGGGCGATGTGGTCCATGCCCTCCTCGTGAACGAGGACGCCCATCTCGCCGAGTCGTTCTCGCTGTGA
- a CDS encoding DUF882 domain-containing protein: MTEIDLASTGRRDIRFVPHLSRAIRASLTSFAVAALAPASAAASYPAVGALNASAPVVGAVTASAPVPLPDSMAGRSGKLRARLVSPRRDSGIRILRELFGDSAIQRPGIYHAADSASGRRFSLINLLPFQARERGKLGGYRVGFWPGEKRGLWASTKSPEGFIEVTPSNQDTQLSDNFRLRDFLTHDQQDVWPKYLVLREALVDKLELLMTDLRTRGYAVARLSVMSGFRTPQYNAQGVGKRGGRATDSRHQYGDAADVFVDNNGDGRMDDLNRDGRVDTRDAKVVLESVERIEANYPELVGGAGLYRATSAHGPFVHVDVRGSRARWGRS; encoded by the coding sequence ATGACCGAAATTGATCTGGCCTCCACCGGAAGACGGGACATCCGCTTCGTGCCCCACCTCTCGCGCGCCATTCGCGCTTCCCTGACATCGTTCGCGGTTGCCGCGCTGGCTCCTGCCAGCGCCGCCGCGTCGTATCCGGCGGTCGGGGCGCTCAACGCCAGCGCACCGGTGGTCGGCGCGGTCACGGCGAGCGCCCCCGTCCCGCTTCCCGACAGCATGGCTGGGCGCAGCGGGAAGCTGCGCGCGCGCCTGGTTTCGCCGCGGCGCGACAGCGGCATCCGCATCCTGCGCGAGCTGTTCGGCGACAGCGCCATCCAGCGCCCGGGCATCTACCACGCGGCCGATTCGGCCAGCGGGCGCCGCTTCTCGCTCATCAACCTCCTCCCCTTCCAGGCGCGCGAGCGCGGGAAGCTGGGCGGCTACCGCGTCGGCTTCTGGCCGGGAGAGAAGCGAGGGCTCTGGGCCTCGACCAAGTCGCCCGAGGGATTCATCGAGGTCACGCCGTCCAACCAGGACACGCAGCTCTCGGACAACTTCCGGCTGCGCGACTTTCTCACGCACGACCAGCAGGATGTCTGGCCCAAGTACCTCGTGCTGCGCGAGGCGCTGGTGGACAAGCTCGAACTCCTGATGACCGACCTTCGCACCCGTGGCTACGCGGTGGCGCGCCTCTCGGTGATGTCGGGCTTCCGGACGCCGCAGTACAACGCCCAGGGGGTGGGGAAGCGTGGCGGGCGGGCGACCGACTCGCGACACCAGTACGGCGACGCGGCCGACGTCTTCGTCGACAACAACGGCGACGGGCGCATGGACGACCTCAACCGCGATGGGCGTGTCGACACGCGAGACGCGAAGGTCGTGCTGGAGTCGGTGGAGCGCATCGAGGCCAACTATCCGGAGCTGGTGGGTGGGGCGGGACTGTATCGCGCCACGTCGGCACACGGCCCGTTCGTGCACGTGGACGTGCGCGGCTCGCGTGCGCGTTGGGGGCGGAGCTAG
- a CDS encoding L,D-transpeptidase has translation MSHVQHFLKHGGTPARVLVTLVALLLVGSAGLGAATVTARYKRDVARMVFNDNLEVLEDVKRKVGAVSDSLQTIVDAPVDTTQGRAYIVVSIADRRLWYRDGDSLLFTTRVATGSGKVLDKGGGNQWKFETPRGRLVVQSKESEPAWVPPDWHYVEVAHKKKLGLLALKRSDLIPLPNGDTLAVDGSNIVRRQPDGTVEVLEAGEGRDLIVNGQVVIPPFGTNQRRFPGVVGTHRLNLGDGYALHGTDVPSSIGSAASHGCVRLRNEDIETLFRIVPVGTPVYIY, from the coding sequence ATGAGCCACGTTCAGCACTTCCTCAAGCACGGCGGGACGCCGGCGCGCGTCCTCGTGACGCTCGTCGCCCTCCTGCTGGTGGGGAGCGCCGGACTTGGCGCCGCCACCGTCACGGCGCGCTACAAGCGCGACGTGGCCCGCATGGTCTTCAACGACAACCTCGAGGTGCTCGAGGACGTGAAGCGGAAAGTGGGGGCGGTGTCTGACTCGCTGCAAACCATCGTCGACGCCCCGGTCGATACGACGCAGGGGCGGGCATACATCGTGGTGAGCATCGCCGACCGCCGCCTGTGGTATCGGGATGGCGATTCGCTCCTCTTCACCACGCGCGTTGCCACCGGGAGCGGGAAGGTCCTCGACAAGGGGGGCGGCAACCAGTGGAAGTTCGAGACGCCGCGCGGGCGCCTCGTGGTGCAGAGCAAGGAGAGCGAGCCCGCCTGGGTCCCCCCCGACTGGCACTATGTCGAGGTGGCGCACAAGAAGAAGCTCGGCCTCCTGGCGCTCAAGCGCAGCGACCTCATTCCACTCCCCAATGGCGACACCCTCGCCGTGGACGGGAGCAACATCGTTCGCCGCCAGCCCGACGGGACGGTCGAGGTGCTGGAGGCTGGGGAGGGGCGCGACCTGATCGTCAACGGGCAGGTCGTCATTCCCCCGTTCGGGACCAACCAGCGTCGCTTTCCCGGGGTGGTGGGGACGCACCGCCTCAACCTGGGCGACGGCTACGCGCTGCACGGTACCGACGTCCCCAGCTCGATCGGGAGCGCCGCGTCGCACGGGTGCGTGCGCCTGCGCAACGAGGACATCGAGACGCTTTTCCGCATCGTCCCGGTGGGGACTCCCGTCTACATCTACTGA
- a CDS encoding 6-carboxytetrahydropterin synthase, with amino-acid sequence MARAYLTRRVTFAAAHRYRRPEWDDERNLATFGACARPNYHGHTYVCDVTVGGELDEVTGFIVDLGALDRVLAAEVHARYDHANLNLDIPEFAEGKLVPTGENVARLIFQQVRAALQALGASAEVVEVRVAEDATLASAYRGE; translated from the coding sequence GTGGCACGGGCGTACCTCACGCGCCGCGTGACCTTTGCCGCGGCGCACCGCTACCGGCGCCCGGAATGGGACGACGAGCGCAACCTGGCCACCTTTGGCGCCTGCGCGCGCCCAAACTACCACGGGCATACGTACGTGTGTGACGTGACGGTGGGCGGTGAACTCGATGAGGTCACGGGCTTCATCGTCGACCTCGGCGCCCTGGACCGCGTGCTCGCCGCCGAGGTTCACGCACGCTACGACCACGCCAACCTCAACCTCGACATCCCCGAGTTCGCCGAGGGGAAGCTGGTCCCCACCGGCGAGAATGTGGCGCGACTGATCTTCCAGCAGGTGCGCGCGGCGTTGCAGGCGTTAGGCGCGAGCGCCGAGGTGGTGGAGGTGCGCGTGGCGGAGGATGCGACGCTGGCGTCGGCGTATCGGGGGGAGTGA
- a CDS encoding 2,3-bisphosphoglycerate-independent phosphoglycerate mutase, protein MPRPSTRPVVLVVIDGFGHRDATEGNAVAMARMPTWSRLWAKAPRTLLDASGLAVGLPAGQMGNSEVGHLNLGAGRVVKQDLVRIEEAIADRSFFSKAAFVDACAHVKRNGGTLHLLGLLGDGGVHAMESHLFALLDLAEQQGVTRLAIQALMDGRDTLPTNGYGYMQKTLAMAAGRAQVASLGGRYFGMDRDKRWERVRKWYDSVTGVGPTTDDPLAAIRAAYDRGETDEFITPMTVVKDGVPVAPIRDGDAIIGFNYRSDRMRQMVRALTQGDFAGFDISARPSRLHLATMTSYDETFSFPVAFPPFSMARIVAEVVSETGMTMFRTAETEKYPHVTYFYNGGIEAPFAGEVRNLVASPKVPTYDLQPEMSAAGVTDVLVEAIESGSYDFTLCNYANADMVGHTGSIPAVIKALETVDSCLARVIAAAEKQGARLLITADHGNCEVMIDPETGGPHTAHTTNPVPMVVLDPDGDRPMQSGGALCDVGPTILSMLGIEQPTEMTGRALRLPS, encoded by the coding sequence ATGCCCCGACCCAGTACTCGTCCCGTCGTCCTCGTCGTCATTGACGGTTTTGGCCATCGCGACGCCACGGAAGGTAATGCCGTCGCCATGGCCCGCATGCCCACGTGGTCGCGGTTGTGGGCCAAGGCGCCCCGGACGCTGCTCGACGCGAGCGGGCTGGCGGTGGGGCTTCCGGCGGGGCAGATGGGGAACAGCGAGGTGGGGCACCTCAACCTGGGGGCGGGGCGGGTGGTGAAGCAGGACCTGGTCCGGATCGAGGAAGCGATCGCCGACCGGTCGTTCTTCAGCAAGGCGGCCTTTGTCGACGCCTGCGCCCACGTGAAGCGGAACGGCGGGACATTGCACCTGCTGGGGCTCCTGGGCGACGGCGGCGTGCATGCCATGGAGTCGCACCTGTTTGCCCTCCTCGACCTGGCGGAGCAGCAGGGGGTGACGCGCTTGGCGATCCAGGCGCTGATGGACGGACGCGACACGCTCCCGACCAACGGCTACGGCTACATGCAGAAGACGCTCGCCATGGCGGCGGGGCGGGCGCAGGTTGCCTCGTTAGGTGGGCGGTACTTCGGGATGGACCGCGACAAGCGGTGGGAGCGCGTCAGGAAGTGGTACGATTCGGTGACCGGGGTGGGCCCCACCACGGACGACCCGCTGGCGGCGATCCGCGCGGCGTACGATCGCGGCGAGACCGACGAGTTCATCACGCCGATGACGGTGGTGAAGGACGGCGTCCCGGTAGCCCCGATCCGCGACGGCGATGCGATCATCGGCTTCAACTACCGCTCGGACCGGATGCGCCAGATGGTGCGCGCGCTCACGCAGGGCGACTTCGCCGGCTTCGACATCAGCGCGCGACCGAGCCGTTTGCACCTGGCGACGATGACGTCGTATGACGAGACGTTCTCGTTCCCCGTCGCCTTCCCGCCGTTCTCGATGGCCCGCATCGTGGCCGAGGTGGTGTCGGAGACGGGGATGACGATGTTTCGCACGGCGGAAACCGAGAAGTACCCGCACGTGACCTACTTCTACAATGGCGGGATCGAGGCGCCGTTCGCCGGCGAGGTGCGCAACCTGGTGGCGAGCCCCAAGGTCCCGACCTACGACCTGCAGCCGGAGATGTCGGCGGCGGGTGTGACCGACGTCCTCGTCGAGGCGATCGAAAGTGGATCGTACGACTTCACGCTGTGTAACTACGCCAACGCCGACATGGTCGGGCACACCGGCTCCATCCCCGCCGTCATCAAGGCGCTGGAGACGGTGGACTCGTGCCTGGCGCGCGTCATCGCGGCGGCGGAAAAGCAGGGGGCGCGCCTGCTCATCACCGCCGACCACGGCAACTGCGAAGTGATGATCGATCCCGAGACGGGGGGGCCGCACACGGCCCACACGACGAACCCGGTGCCGATGGTGGTGTTGGACCCGGATGGCGATCGCCCGATGCAGAGCGGTGGTGCGCTGTGCGACGTGGGCCCGACGATCCTCTCGATGCTGGGGATCGAGCAACCGACCGAGATGACCGGGCGCGCCCTGCGCCTGCCGTCCTAA
- the dacB gene encoding D-alanyl-D-alanine carboxypeptidase/D-alanyl-D-alanine-endopeptidase, with amino-acid sequence MSRAIRTTARPPAPARRARSRQRLAAVAAFAATASTLAGCTRASAHGAPSIRMHAEVAALRHSVDSMVAAPQFRSAQLGILVVDPVSGDTLVSHNAGKLFMPASNQKILTGAAALQLLGPDFRFSTTMAASGPVADGEVRGDLVVSGTGDPSVSDHMAGDAMRPLRAMADSLAARGITRIAGAIVPGADAFPDVTLGYGWSYDDLDFAYAAGVDELYFNEGFARIVVRGGATAGEAPTARTLPATTVPRVRMWAQTTAPVAAATASARRSRTLTVRQDSTDNATVIIDGSIAAGDSAVLTITQRDPSRAYLLALAEAVRERGIAVTAGVSMWRGTSTYPLFSLLSPPLTDVLKAFEKPSQNQIGEILLRTLGRARAGVGTADSGARVVRDQLLAWGAASDGFVYRDGSGLSRQDVVTPETIVRVLDAMRQSRDFSTFYDALPIGGVDGTIANRMKGTPAQGNVHAKTGTLDMVRSLSGYVTTADGRLLLFSVLANHFVVPTREIERVQDTLVSRLASLRLTAGAR; translated from the coding sequence ATGTCACGCGCCATCCGAACGACTGCCCGCCCCCCCGCGCCTGCGCGCCGTGCCCGCTCGCGCCAGCGGCTCGCCGCCGTCGCCGCCTTCGCCGCGACCGCCTCGACGCTCGCCGGCTGCACTCGCGCCAGCGCGCACGGTGCCCCATCCATCCGAATGCACGCCGAGGTTGCCGCACTTCGCCACAGCGTCGACTCGATGGTGGCCGCGCCGCAGTTCCGCAGCGCACAGTTGGGGATCCTGGTGGTCGACCCGGTGAGCGGCGACACGCTGGTGTCGCACAACGCCGGCAAGCTGTTCATGCCGGCGTCGAACCAGAAGATCCTCACCGGGGCGGCGGCGTTGCAGCTGCTGGGGCCGGACTTCCGCTTCAGCACGACCATGGCCGCCAGCGGCCCGGTGGCGGACGGCGAGGTGCGCGGCGACCTGGTCGTGAGCGGCACCGGCGACCCCAGCGTGAGCGACCACATGGCCGGCGACGCCATGCGCCCGCTGCGCGCCATGGCCGACTCGCTCGCCGCACGCGGCATCACCCGCATCGCCGGGGCCATCGTCCCCGGTGCCGACGCCTTTCCCGATGTCACGTTAGGCTACGGCTGGTCGTACGATGACCTCGACTTCGCATACGCGGCGGGGGTGGACGAGCTGTACTTCAACGAGGGGTTCGCCCGCATCGTCGTTCGCGGCGGGGCGACCGCCGGCGAAGCGCCCACCGCGCGCACGCTTCCCGCAACCACCGTCCCGCGCGTACGGATGTGGGCGCAGACCACGGCGCCCGTCGCGGCGGCCACGGCCAGCGCCCGCCGCTCCCGTACGCTCACGGTGCGGCAGGATTCCACCGACAACGCCACGGTCATCATCGACGGGAGCATTGCGGCTGGCGACTCGGCGGTGCTGACCATCACCCAGCGCGATCCGTCGCGAGCCTATCTGTTGGCGCTGGCGGAGGCGGTACGCGAGCGCGGGATTGCCGTCACCGCCGGAGTGTCGATGTGGCGCGGGACGTCGACCTATCCGCTCTTCTCCCTGCTGTCGCCCCCGCTCACCGATGTGCTCAAGGCGTTCGAGAAGCCGTCGCAGAACCAGATCGGGGAGATTCTCCTGCGCACGCTGGGACGCGCGCGCGCGGGCGTGGGGACCGCCGACAGCGGCGCGCGCGTGGTGCGCGACCAGCTGCTGGCATGGGGTGCTGCCTCCGACGGCTTCGTCTATCGCGACGGGAGCGGGCTCTCGCGGCAGGATGTCGTCACTCCCGAGACGATCGTGCGCGTGCTCGACGCGATGCGGCAGTCCAGGGACTTCTCGACCTTCTACGACGCCCTCCCCATCGGCGGCGTGGACGGAACGATCGCCAATCGCATGAAGGGAACGCCCGCCCAGGGCAACGTGCACGCCAAGACCGGAACCCTCGACATGGTGCGCTCGCTCTCCGGCTACGTCACCACGGCCGACGGGCGCCTCCTCCTCTTCAGCGTCCTCGCCAACCATTTCGTCGTCCCCACGCGCGAGATCGAGCGGGTGCAGGACACGCTGGTGAGCCGGCTGGCATCGTTGCGCCTGACGGCAGGGGCGCGCTGA
- a CDS encoding molybdenum cofactor guanylyltransferase, producing MHCTGVILAGGGATRFEGRPKGLEVVGGRRIIDRVAAALGTVTDALLLIANDPGADAWLPGVRTCGDVRAGEGSLGGLHAALSHAEAGVLVVAWDMPFVSAPLLQRLRALGEDGHDAAVAESGGRRGVEPMCAWYGPGALEPITQALDRGDRRATAVLDHLRVARLPLEEVQRFGDPAKLFLNVNSRDELARAAQLASAP from the coding sequence ATGCACTGCACCGGGGTGATACTGGCCGGCGGAGGGGCCACGCGCTTCGAGGGGCGCCCCAAGGGGCTCGAGGTGGTGGGGGGGCGCCGCATCATCGACCGCGTGGCCGCGGCGCTGGGCACCGTGACCGACGCGCTGCTCCTCATCGCCAACGATCCCGGCGCCGACGCCTGGCTCCCCGGCGTGCGCACGTGCGGCGACGTGCGAGCGGGCGAGGGGAGCCTGGGCGGGTTGCACGCGGCGCTCTCGCATGCCGAGGCTGGCGTGCTGGTGGTGGCGTGGGACATGCCCTTCGTGAGCGCCCCCCTGCTCCAACGGCTTCGCGCGTTAGGCGAGGACGGCCACGACGCCGCGGTCGCCGAGAGCGGGGGCCGGCGGGGCGTGGAGCCCATGTGCGCCTGGTATGGACCGGGTGCGCTGGAACCGATCACGCAGGCGCTGGACCGCGGCGACCGCCGCGCGACCGCTGTGCTCGACCACCTGCGCGTCGCGCGCCTCCCCCTCGAGGAGGTGCAACGCTTTGGCGACCCCGCGAAGCTCTTCCTCAACGTGAACTCGCGCGACGAGCTGGCCCGCGCGGCGCAGCTCGCCAGCGCGCCCTGA